ACAAAAAGGTAAGCTGTACATATAGTATGAATTGTACACCTAAGCCATAATCTGGTTACCCATCAAAAAATCAGACTATTCTATACCTTTAGACAAGCATACTTAATACAAACAGCTTAGGGATATACTaccaaatattatttcattaaatctaTCAATTCCATCACTTCAGTGTTTCGAATGTGAACAGTGGCCAATGCTAATTGAGTTCTAGATGCCAGTCTCTAGAAAAACGTTCCCTAGCATTAACAGTATACCTCCAATGTCCCAGATACCTAAAATGTTTTCTCAGGCCAGGCGGCACTTCCATAACACCTTCAAAAACCTACTTAGGCTCTACCCAAATGCTCAGAAaccccaggggctggggagaaggggcacAGGCATGCCATTTAGGAAAAGCTCTCCAAATGATCCTATGTAATTGGGAACTGCAGAGATCTTACAATTGACTCTTGTACTACATgagggtccacttatatgtggatttttttggggggggggtagagtaaatatattttctcatgatttaatatttttttctctaactttaCCGGTAAATTTTGGGTAGTTGACTATGTGGGAATCCGCGCCTCTAATCTCTTAAAGAGTCAACTGTAGActataaaaggaaaatcagaacaGAAAGCAGTTTTATACCTTTATTTGACAATCAGCGATTAGTTTTCATCCACATTAACTGTCTGTAGATCTGCAAAAGAAGAGACGGCCAGTCAAATTCCATACCACACTTCATGCCTGAACATTGCAAAAAATGTTTCAGCTAGTATTTTGGGAACTTTTTACAATCCAAATATCAACCTGTTTTGTATCCTCCTCCACTTCTCCTCGCTGTGACACAAAGGTTTATTGATTATGCCTGTTAGCCATTTCCTTATTAAAAGGATGCTGGGCATACAGAAGCACAATTAAGTATTTAGGATATATAATTTGGGTTTTCAAAGGGGTAAGGATGGCTTTTTTAATCCAAACAGCTTTGCAGGATGGAGTAAAACTTACTTTTGAAAGTGGTGACAGGTACATAGGTGACCAGTGTGTAGAGCTTGTTTGGAGAATCTTCATCCTCGTTACGTTTTCTGGACAACCGCACACGGATGCGGTACGGAACGTtcctaataaaaatatgaatgtgcCACTAAAGTCAATGTCTCCTATCAAGAAAACAGCTGCCAACAGTATTGACAGCTCCTAGCCCCCCGTCTGTAACATGCTTCTAATGCTCTGTCCTGAATCTGAATCTGCTCAAGCACTACAGGTCCAGTCCCCTGGAAAATATACAGAGCCACAGATGGACGTTAAATGCTACCATCTCAGGATGTACACCTGTCTCAGCAGACAGCAACCGCTGATAATCTATGAAGAAACATGGGCCCAAACATGCTaggtctttctcctctttccaccAGTACCCCCATTTTTGTTAGGGGATTTGTCTATGATCAGTGCTGATTTGCAGAAACACCACTCTGCAGGCTACATTCAATACAGAAGACTAAAGACTGCTCAGTTACGCTACCTTATACACACAAGCCTCTCCTCTCACTCAACCACAGTGGCATTATTGTGGCCTATCTTCTTATATTGGTCTGAGGACACAAAGCGTTCCAAAACTTAAGAGGACTCCTTTTGGCTTTTGTGACaccactccccacctcccccatcaTCTTAAGGGACCTCGTTGGCTACTCCTTTATCAAACACTCCTCTGTGTGAATGCTCAATGCCAGCACGGTAAAGCTGAATCAGACTCCTCTCACCCTACTGATGAAATACTACACAGATGCAGACAGTTCCACCAGCCTCCTAAATCACCCAGGTCTACTCTAGCACTTTACATCATCCTCCACAGCAAAAACCACACCCCTGCTTGTAAGCAGGACTTCTCAACCTTGACACTACTGACAACTGGGCTGGGATATATAGCAAAGCCCCTGACCTGTGGCAATCCCCagaaatgacaccaaaaacacCCCCTAGGGGAGGGTGGGCAAAACTGCctactgttaaaaaacaaaacaaaacaaaacactgtgccAATGATTTCCCATTTTGTCTAGAGATCAATCCAATCTCTTTGCCATGACCTACAAGATGCCACATGGTCTATCTCCTAACTCTATCCTCACTGACTGTTCATATCTTATTCTACTTTCACCAACCTGTTATTCTACTCTACCTTCTCTACTTTCACCAACATGTTCCCAGCTCACACCAAGTCTGTTCTCTGTGCAATGTTCTTACGCAACACTCACACTGCTGGCTCCGCCATCATCTGGGTCTCCGTTCCAATACCACGTGAAAGGGCTTTCCTGCAGATGCTACCCCACCCTTTGAAGCCATcatcacattttaaagaaatacttccATAGGCATTAGCTAATTACTGAACTTACACAGATTGTAGAATTGGTTAAAAGCTAGTGTAattataaaaaagtttaaaaaaaaaaattatgtaacatATAGCTTTAGCACCTTATTCCTTTGGCCCAGACAGCTTTGTTGAGCCTTGTGTCAATGCGCACATCTGGAGTTCCCATCTCCTTCATGGCAAATTTCCGGATCTCTTTGAGTGCCCGAGGGGCACGCTTCTTGAAACCCCTGAGAgtcaaagtaaaaaaatgaattaaataaaatatgtaacatgCTCTGTCctattttcataaaacaaaatctAAGCCAAACCTTAAATAGGAATAATCCCTTTTACACCACAGTATAATGCCCAGCAGCCAGTATTAATACTAGGGACATAGAAAATGCACAATCCACTTTTAGTGATGTGGGAAAGAAGCTCTGTAGTTGATCCTAAGAAATGCTAATGATTGGATATGCTTGAACATAAAACATACATACTATGAAAGTGTCTTCACTTCAAAATACTGTTACATCTTAAGAGATGGCAAGTTTTTGAGCATCATTCAATACTCATTCAAAGGTTCATCATTAACTTGGTCTTGGCTTAAAGAATAGGGGCGAGCCTAAAATTGTACACATTTCCTCTCAACAAGAGTTAATGCAATGAAGCTCTTGGCATGTGTCAGCACATCATTAATTCATGTCTGTTCCAACTCTTAAGTACTTGTTGTTTTACATGAGGGTACATAAAGTCATTTGAATTTCATGTTTTTAGTTAAACAATGTGAAAAAGCAACAAATTCACTATAGGCTTCAACCATTTGGACAAGTGAAGGCTATTTCTTGGGATGTGGGGAAAGACCCCGGTCTAAAAAGGTATCCTACCACCTAAGACTGTGAAGGTCAAAGAAGGGGCCAAGTCAACCTTTCATCTCTgtaacccaatgtggggcctggcACATACTAGGTACTCTACTTTTGTTAAAGGTGGAGTGAATTTTATGAAATCCAATGTAAGTAACACACAGAGCATGTTAGAGTTAAATCTGCTCTAAAACTTTCAGTGACTTCACATGTTTATGAAAGATGACTGCCTTCCCACCCCACTCCGCCTCTTCTTAGCCTCCCATTCCCTTTGCTCTACCCTCAACCTCCTTGCTATTTCTAGAACCTGCCAAGCAAACTCAGTTCATTCACTTAAACACTTGACCATCTAGAAATAAAAGGTGCCTGAAATAATAGCAGTAGGTCCAACAGACAAAATCCAATTATTCAGGTAGCTCATGTAGGTGATACATGGAATGTATGAGACAGTAGCAAGtactacagagaaaaataaaccaggggaagagagagagggagcatcaGGGAAAGGGAATGCAGGTTTAAATAAATGGCCAAGATGATACTGGAGTCAAGATGTGCAGATCATGAGAGCAGCCATTTAGGCATCTGTGAGAAAAGcattcaggcagaaggaaagagtaaaaataaaaccagctaTCCTGAATCAGGTACATGCCTGGTATGATTTCAAAGTAAGTAGCCAGCTTGTGGAATCAGAGCAAGAAGTTGGGCTTCTAGAATCTGAGTAAGATGGGAAGCCGGGAGGGTTTGAAAATGGACCAGGTGTTTGAGGGTGAAGGAGGGAACCAGGAGCAGGGAGCTGCTAACTCTTAACAATTCAAGTGAGACAGACAGTGGGACCAGTGCGATTGGTAAAACTGGTAAAActggaagggagagccaacaggACACACTCACTTGACAATGACTAACACAGGGAAAGCCTCAAGAGTTGGGAAAGTCAGGGATAAAGATGAACGCTAGGAGTTTGGTGTGTGATGCCTAAATACCCAAATGAACAGTAGTTTTATGTTTGAGGCCTTAAGACTACTTATTATTACCAAGCATAGATGGAAAAGAGTCCCAGGATTCATCAACATTAACAGAATGTTGGAAAGAGGATCAAGAGGATGTgagggtgggcacctgggtggcacagtcagttaagcatccgatttttacttttggctcaggtcatgagatggagccccgcactgggctccatgctcaggatggagtctgcttatcattctttctccctttgcactccccctacccccaccccgcttgctctctttcaagtaaataaatctttaaaaagaggacaTGAGGAAGAACCACAAAGTCAGCAGCTAGAGGAGCAATAAGAAAAGCATAATACTGTGGACTCTTTGGAAGTAAAATGAATAGAACATttccacagaaaaataaagaataaactatCAATTGTTACCTATCACGGAGGACTAAGAAATGGCCAAAGGATTCAGGTCTTCACCTGGGGGTTTTATAATAAAGCACAAAGTGCCTGAAAAACTTGTTTCACACCTACACTTTTCAAACGTCCCATCATCTGTGTGGACTTTAAAACAGCACGCCACTTCACCCAGTGACTGACGTTCTGCCTGGCACTTTTTACCATTTCGTTTCTAAATTTCCTACTAAGTAAACTAGAAAGATAGGGTCTTCAATTTCCTGATCAATCTGCAAAGAGTCCAGGACTGTGCCTAATACTCAATTAAGTGCTTGATATGCTCCCTATACTAAGGAAGGAAACGTGGTTACTCCCTAGCAGCATTAATGCACAAAGGCACAGGATTTTTGGCCCAGAAGCCATCCTCAGGGACCCCAGGTGAGACACCGCACACAATGTTCCTTGGCTCACACATGGAAATGCAGTCAAGTACCAGGCCCAACGCGGGTACTACCACATATTTAAATCCCTCATAAAATTAGCtttcctagggcacctgggtagctcagtggatcaagtctctgccttcagctcaggtcatgatctcagggtcctgggatcaagtcctgcatagggctctctctgcttgacggaagtctgcttcctcctctctctctctgcctgtctctttgcctacctgtgatctctgtctgtcaaataaataaataaatcttcaaaaaaaaaaaaaaatatttttcctgagaTAAGAGAATGCCCAGTATAGGGCAAGAAATTTTGTTCCACCCTTGGGTGCCTCAACAGACTGTTTTGCTGTGTAACATTTGCTATTAAAAACACCAATAACCACATCAAAACACTACCCTTCCATGAGACTGAAGAAGTTGCTGCAATGGCACTGTTCACAAAAGAAATCCAGGGCTGCCAATAACCCCCCTTATGCACAATCTTTCTACGGTGGCTCCCACTATTAATTCTCAAACAGTGACTATCCCAGGAGTCCAGTTAGAGTGaatgaaaaaactaaaatattctgTATTCCATCTGTTAAATAAACATTCTCCCTCATGCATTCATAATATTAACGTAAGTGACCCCATCAATCACTAGTGAAGAGTCTACTTcaggaaaacaacaaagaaaaatttaaaggtaTTGGTTTGCCTCGACTAAACTAAAATCATCTCCCTTAGCTAAAAGCCTTGGAAGGCATGGCTTGGAATTCCAGGCTAGtaaggaaagagaacaaaaatctCTCAGACTCTTCAAATTCCTTCCCGGGGCCTCTACTGATTTGCACGCCCCCAGGAATTACATTACAGCAGGTATCAGgatctccctgctcagaggattCAGAGGCTGACTGGCCTCGAATGGAACACCAGAAAGGGAAGTCACTTTGATTCTTGAACTGGATGCCATTTACAAAAACTTGCCACAGGAGTGCTGGCATCCTACAAAGAGAGATTCGTGGCTTTGGTCATTTACTTCTGAACTACCTGCATTTTCTGAGAAAGACCTCACAGAAGAAAACATGACAGACTTCCAAGTGTTTCAAAGAAAGACAGAACAAATGTCCCTCCCCATCACCTTTCAAGTCCACTGCTATTTAAGATCTATTCAGTGAAAGAAAAGGGATATGATATCCCTTATCTGAATATGTATTTACTATTGGCAAACTGTACGTTCAGcgttacagcactcaccatagcatgtatcttccccaatgtccataacccaactaccctctctccccccctcccccggcaaccctcagtttgttttgtgagattaagagtcttctatggtttgtctccctcctgattccatcttatttcattatttccttccctacccctcaaaccctccactttgcctctcaacttcctcatatcagggagatatgaTAATTGTCTAAGAAACTTATTTCTAATGACTTAGTGGTACTCTGGTGGTCCTCTCTATTGTTGATTCTGGTGCTGATGTTCCAGTGTGCAAGAATGTGACTGGAAGAGGAATGGTGAAGGCAAATTCTGTAGGTATACCATGGAGTACTGTACTTCTCACTGAACAGAGATATATGCATACAAAATTAGGAGATGGGAAGCAGGGTTACCAATTGGCCAGGTCTCATTACTTTCCTCCGGGCCAATTACTACCAAATTCTCCAGCTGAAGAGGTTTGGGGGACAAAAATGTCCAGTTAGGGACTTTGCTTCCAGCCACGGACAGTTTGAAGACAATATTAGCCAGAACACAGGGATGTTCCTGTCTTGTTTCTGCACACACTTAGGCCTTCCCCAAAGCTCATTACCAACTCGCAAATCTACTTAGAACCACGCCTCAGCCCTGGTACATGACTTTCAGGGGGCCAAGTTAAACCAATCTCAACCTCACTCCAGGTTTCTGGTTTCTAGATTGTCAGTCATATGTTACCATTTTACAGAATGGTTGTTAAGGAGACCAGAATTTGTGTGGGTCTTACTTTAACCAGTTAAAAAGATTCCCCGCCCCCCCAAAGGCGTGGACTGTAATTTAGCCCACGAATTTCACTAACATTTTCCTCTATTACTGTGAGGAGCTTAATATCGAAATTCTAACTTTAGACACTCGGTCCTTAAGAGCAGGACTTTTGGCAAGCGACAAAAATAAGGGGCTCCAATGTGAAAGTCTATAGGcagttcaattaaaaaatttggtCTTGATtctgaagttctatttttaacctgaCCAGCTGTTTGGCTGGACTGCTATAGCTAACATGCTAACCAAAATTTGTGTTCAGGCACTAACAGGCTCCACATTAgtatgttgtcttattttaacttTGAGAAAGAT
This genomic interval from Mustela lutreola isolate mMusLut2 chromosome 9, mMusLut2.pri, whole genome shotgun sequence contains the following:
- the RPL31 gene encoding large ribosomal subunit protein eL31, which encodes MAPAKKGGEKKKGRSAINEVVTREYTINIHKRIHGVGFKKRAPRALKEIRKFAMKEMGTPDVRIDTRLNKAVWAKGIRNVPYRIRVRLSRKRNEDEDSPNKLYTLVTYVPVTTFKNLQTVNVDEN